A window from Opitutia bacterium ISCC 52 encodes these proteins:
- a CDS encoding HAD-IA family hydrolase, which yields MSFDSIHTISFDATGTLFDPIPSIGGIYAEVLHQHGVFISEPELEMRFMAEFHKSRSCPMPVINEAHEKNRWHNVIAEILGDDFSDFIFEDLWQTMGEGFRWKTKSKVLRTLTSLKEAGFKLVLSSNWDKRLYSILKQLNLLSHFDHVFLSTELGVEKPAEAFYSKIAEEIKVDPIHLLHVGNSQANDYKPALRSGWNALLLHNRIPHGMEPGTVLGSVDQLPEILQSEQAVVADI from the coding sequence ATGAGCTTCGATTCCATACATACTATCAGCTTTGACGCCACTGGCACTTTATTTGACCCAATACCATCCATTGGAGGTATCTATGCCGAGGTGCTGCACCAACACGGTGTATTCATAAGCGAACCTGAACTGGAAATGCGCTTTATGGCGGAATTCCACAAATCCCGCTCTTGCCCGATGCCCGTCATCAATGAAGCGCACGAAAAGAATCGCTGGCACAATGTGATAGCGGAAATTCTGGGTGACGACTTCTCCGACTTTATTTTTGAGGATCTCTGGCAAACCATGGGAGAAGGCTTTCGTTGGAAAACGAAGAGCAAAGTATTACGCACGCTAACCTCATTGAAAGAAGCCGGGTTTAAGCTGGTGCTGTCTTCCAATTGGGATAAGCGCCTTTATTCTATACTTAAGCAACTGAATCTACTGTCTCATTTCGACCATGTATTTCTCTCAACCGAGCTCGGGGTCGAAAAGCCAGCGGAGGCATTTTACTCCAAAATCGCCGAAGAAATTAAAGTGGATCCAATTCATCTACTTCATGTGGGGAATAGTCAGGCCAATGATTACAAACCGGCCTTGAGATCTGGATGGAACGCTCTTCTCCTGCACAACCGGATTCCTCATGGCATGGAGCCCGGAACGGTTCTTGGCTCTGTAGATCAACTGCCAGAGATTTTGCAGTCAGAGCAAGCAGTAGTTGCGGATATTTGA
- a CDS encoding DUF721 domain-containing protein produces the protein MAVQLTSDRSMRHYFSRKTNNLIASFRGLPPDRSRAWNKKVKDLDDVMDTLVDRFKLGSTQPEETITNEWVSLVGENNAKYANPWRLERGRTLYVQVSNPVVKQEMQFSKKVLLKRLNNLRGCEKIQEIIFRAG, from the coding sequence GTGGCAGTTCAACTAACCAGCGACCGCTCCATGCGCCACTATTTTAGCCGCAAGACCAATAACCTGATTGCTTCCTTCAGAGGACTTCCCCCCGACCGATCAAGGGCGTGGAACAAGAAAGTGAAGGATCTGGATGACGTGATGGATACGCTGGTAGACCGCTTCAAACTTGGAAGCACCCAGCCAGAGGAGACCATCACTAATGAATGGGTATCCCTTGTGGGTGAGAATAATGCCAAGTATGCAAACCCTTGGCGGCTAGAACGTGGCAGGACGCTTTACGTACAAGTAAGCAATCCAGTCGTTAAACAAGAAATGCAGTTCAGTAAAAAGGTCCTCTTGAAACGGCTAAACAACCTCCGGGGGTGCGAGAAAATCCAGGAGATCATTTTTCGAGCGGGGTAA
- a CDS encoding S41 family peptidase has protein sequence MVKHFARKPLPDKIKSFYIQRHLNEVIQGGTVKRIRTDWYPPGKRALKVYMMPTADSRELSDSVGHLPSHRIEFEQRYLENDILYVRFNYFVPNLMAEIRASIEQASEQAQGLIIDLRSNLGGLTVMATGISGLLVDEPTNLGKLNLKKGHMTYQGFPQRKRFSGPVAVLVDGSSASTSEMFAAGLQEVGRARVFGESSMGSPCHRCSKSCRVGIYFSTR, from the coding sequence TTGGTAAAACATTTCGCGCGCAAACCGTTACCAGATAAGATCAAATCCTTTTATATACAGCGTCACCTGAACGAAGTTATCCAAGGAGGGACCGTAAAACGAATTCGAACCGATTGGTATCCTCCCGGAAAGCGGGCGCTAAAAGTCTACATGATGCCGACCGCCGATTCACGGGAGCTATCTGATTCTGTCGGTCACCTCCCTTCTCATCGTATCGAATTTGAACAGCGCTATTTGGAGAACGACATTCTATATGTCCGCTTCAACTACTTCGTTCCAAATTTGATGGCCGAAATTCGAGCAAGTATTGAACAAGCTTCCGAGCAGGCCCAAGGACTCATTATTGATCTTCGATCGAATCTCGGGGGCTTAACCGTAATGGCCACCGGGATCAGCGGATTGTTGGTGGATGAGCCAACCAACCTGGGTAAACTCAATTTGAAGAAAGGGCACATGACCTATCAGGGCTTTCCACAGAGAAAGCGTTTTTCGGGGCCTGTGGCCGTGCTGGTCGATGGCTCGTCCGCTTCGACCTCCGAAATGTTTGCAGCAGGATTGCAGGAGGTGGGTCGTGCACGGGTTTTTGGAGAATCTTCGATGGGCAGTCCTTGCCATCGTTGTTCAAAAAGTTGCCGAGTGGGGATTTATTTCAGTACGCGGTAG
- a CDS encoding 2-oxoacid:acceptor oxidoreductase subunit alpha, producing MGTESTITDEFKELKTVVIRFAGDSGDGMQTIGERFTDSSAAFGNDLATFPDFPAEIRAPAGTIPGVSAFQIQFGSTEILTPGDAPDALVAMNPAALAVHLRDLTEGGMLVVNSAAFTEANLKMADFESNPLEDPELTSKYELIQVDINHFTQESLKDTELTAKDKLRCKNFFALGFMYWIYSRPIDNTIDFIREKWSRKAPALAEANITVLKAGYYFGETTETSRNRYMVAKAEVETGTYRKISGNEALVLGLIAGAEKADRKLLYSGYPITPASSILEMLSNYKHFGVKTVQAEDEIAAIGVAIGGSFAGNLGITGTSGPGMCLKAEFIGLATSTELPLVIINVQRGGPSTGLPTKTEQSDLLQAVYGRHSDAPIPVIAANSPSDCFETAIEAVRIALTFSTPIIVLSDLYLANGAEPWKIPSVDGIDEIQKPIAAEGGNYTTFARDEKTLSRTLAIPGQKGNEHRIGGLEKDEGGSVSYDPDNHEEMTHIRAEKLKRIADSFPPTQILGEKSGKVLVLSWGGTYGSITAAVSAMQAEGFSVSSVHLKHLHPMPNDLKDIMDGFDQILVPELNMGQLDVLLRSQFLVDTVAYNKVQGQPFKVKELTKKIHELLQD from the coding sequence ATGGGCACAGAGTCCACTATTACTGACGAGTTTAAAGAACTAAAAACAGTCGTTATCCGCTTCGCAGGAGATTCAGGTGACGGCATGCAAACTATCGGGGAACGATTTACGGACAGCAGCGCTGCTTTCGGTAACGATCTGGCGACTTTTCCGGACTTTCCGGCAGAGATTCGAGCCCCGGCTGGAACCATTCCCGGCGTATCTGCATTCCAGATACAATTCGGAAGCACGGAGATCCTGACCCCCGGAGACGCTCCCGATGCGCTGGTAGCGATGAATCCGGCTGCTCTGGCCGTTCATCTGCGTGACCTGACTGAGGGCGGCATGCTAGTGGTCAACTCAGCGGCCTTCACTGAGGCAAACCTCAAAATGGCGGATTTCGAAAGCAATCCTCTCGAAGACCCAGAGCTCACAAGCAAGTACGAGCTGATCCAGGTTGATATCAATCATTTCACCCAGGAATCACTCAAGGATACTGAGCTCACAGCAAAAGATAAGCTTCGCTGTAAGAACTTTTTCGCCCTCGGATTCATGTATTGGATCTACAGCCGTCCGATTGACAACACGATTGATTTCATCCGGGAAAAATGGAGCCGCAAGGCACCTGCTCTCGCGGAAGCCAATATCACGGTTCTTAAAGCCGGTTATTACTTCGGGGAGACGACCGAGACATCACGCAACCGCTACATGGTCGCCAAGGCCGAAGTAGAAACAGGCACCTACCGCAAAATCTCTGGAAATGAAGCACTGGTACTCGGCTTGATCGCTGGAGCCGAAAAGGCAGACCGCAAGCTCCTTTACTCGGGTTACCCTATAACACCGGCCTCTTCGATTCTCGAAATGCTGTCGAACTACAAGCACTTCGGTGTAAAGACGGTGCAGGCTGAAGATGAGATTGCTGCGATTGGAGTCGCGATCGGAGGAAGTTTTGCTGGAAATCTGGGAATTACTGGAACCAGTGGACCAGGAATGTGCTTGAAAGCGGAGTTTATCGGCCTGGCAACTTCGACAGAGCTCCCATTGGTCATTATCAATGTTCAACGCGGAGGCCCCAGCACTGGCCTCCCGACTAAGACGGAACAAAGTGACTTGCTCCAAGCTGTTTACGGCCGCCATAGCGATGCTCCGATACCGGTCATTGCAGCTAACAGTCCTTCCGATTGTTTCGAAACAGCTATTGAGGCAGTGCGCATTGCACTCACCTTTTCTACACCTATTATCGTCCTTAGTGATCTCTATCTAGCGAACGGTGCTGAACCTTGGAAAATCCCATCAGTGGACGGGATAGATGAGATCCAAAAGCCGATCGCAGCAGAAGGAGGTAACTACACCACTTTCGCCCGTGACGAAAAGACCTTGTCTCGCACCCTGGCTATTCCCGGTCAAAAAGGTAATGAGCACCGGATCGGTGGATTGGAAAAAGACGAAGGAGGCAGCGTAAGCTATGATCCTGACAACCATGAGGAAATGACTCATATCCGTGCAGAGAAGCTGAAACGTATCGCAGATTCATTCCCTCCCACTCAAATCCTTGGAGAAAAGAGCGGAAAAGTGCTCGTTCTCAGCTGGGGAGGAACTTACGGGTCCATAACCGCGGCCGTAAGCGCTATGCAAGCGGAAGGGTTTTCAGTGAGCAGTGTTCACTTAAAACACTTACATCCAATGCCCAATGACTTGAAGGACATCATGGACGGCTTCGACCAGATTCTGGTTCCTGAATTAAATATGGGTCAGCTTGACGTCCTTTTGCGTTCACAATTCCTGGTAGACACTGTTGCTTACAATAAGGTTCAAGGGCAGCCATTCAAAGTGAAGGAATTGACCAAGAAGATCCACGAACTACTACAAGACTAA
- a CDS encoding DUF1549 domain-containing protein produces the protein MRLSVLIVGLLTGALACSTHAQIPAAVEASHAAQMKEGLELFKSSVRDILKNNCLECHGGDEIEGEFDMSDRDSLLASGLVSHSSEASDLMDSIQHTFGPYMPHKRDKLSEEEIEAIARWIDLGAPYDKPLADSSRLLNEEPMVVSGRDRDYWAYRPLSKPSVPRSRRDGWALNGIDRFIAQSHRENDLGPNARANGRTLIRRAYLNTIGLLPSPEEVATFVNDLQPGAYERMIDRLLESPHYGERWARHWMDIARYAESTGFEIDFDRPYAFHYRDFLIKAFNRNMPYDQFVSWQIAGDELMPSDPLALMATGFLGAGPFSSVLTEREFESARYDELDDIVNTMGTSLLGTTIGCARCHDHKYDPIPQKDYYHLASNFTRTVRGYVDLDPEKESYENDLAFWKFENDRLRQELEQFEETQLEPAFQAWLKEGSFEIPLERWLVLDPDKYHSVEGEVLEEQWDQSLLVSGQNLEQENENLLIQAEVGLQDIKGLRMETLTHPSLPSFGPGRDHEGGFTIRGIAVSIQKAGTDKDKWQPVELASAEATAQENDGSWGAGAVLSGVSQGWSIERDAFGKDQAIVVRFAEPVGFAEGTRFRIRVSSGYNIQQMVGRPRFSVTLDPRAPVEVSEGIPALAYQALIKLLVGMDVEKLTLSERNGLRKAFAKGNAEWLALRDQLKAHQWNRSVPTKTRIMVSSDSVTPAWHRSAQKGFPSFYKDTYYLERGDVEQKGEAMDPGILQVLNPAGVSSTPLGRPRSSLVAWLTDTKNGAGSLLARVFVNRVWHYHFGRGLVATPSDFGKQGGDPSHPELLEWLAHDFVEHGWNVKRLQKQIMMSATYQQNSNYDASKAEPDIDNKYLWRFSPRRVEAEVIRDSMLQVSVLLDTTPFGLGTRDPSMNRRSVYFFLKRSALIPEMLLFDWPEHLVGLGNRVSTTIAPQALQFLNGPQTRRYAEGFANQLNKYPSDQSKIKAAYQLAFSRFPTETEIDLALQFIESQGTSYLNDGYELSRAWVDYCQSLFSLNEFLYVR, from the coding sequence ATGCGTCTTTCTGTTTTAATAGTTGGTCTTCTCACAGGCGCATTGGCCTGTTCGACCCATGCGCAAATACCGGCTGCAGTTGAAGCGAGTCATGCTGCCCAAATGAAAGAAGGTCTTGAGCTCTTCAAATCTTCGGTTCGGGATATCTTGAAGAACAATTGCCTCGAATGTCATGGAGGGGACGAGATTGAAGGTGAGTTCGACATGTCGGATCGGGATTCACTACTCGCTAGCGGCTTGGTCTCCCATTCTTCTGAGGCGAGTGATTTGATGGACTCGATCCAACATACCTTTGGACCCTATATGCCTCATAAAAGAGATAAACTTTCGGAAGAGGAAATTGAGGCCATCGCGCGTTGGATTGATCTGGGCGCGCCCTATGACAAGCCACTCGCAGATAGTTCTCGCTTACTCAATGAGGAACCGATGGTCGTCAGTGGCAGAGATCGCGATTATTGGGCTTATCGTCCGCTCAGCAAACCATCGGTGCCTCGTAGTCGAAGGGACGGTTGGGCGCTCAATGGAATTGACCGCTTTATCGCTCAGTCCCATCGAGAGAATGACCTTGGTCCAAACGCCCGAGCCAATGGTCGCACCTTGATTCGCCGGGCTTACTTGAATACGATCGGTCTTCTTCCTTCGCCGGAGGAAGTAGCAACCTTTGTCAATGATCTGCAGCCGGGGGCCTACGAACGGATGATTGATCGGCTTCTCGAATCTCCGCATTACGGGGAACGGTGGGCTCGCCATTGGATGGATATCGCCAGGTATGCGGAAAGCACCGGTTTCGAAATCGATTTTGATCGCCCATACGCATTTCACTACCGGGATTTTCTCATCAAGGCTTTCAATCGGAACATGCCCTACGATCAATTCGTGAGTTGGCAGATTGCTGGGGACGAATTGATGCCGAGCGATCCCTTGGCCTTAATGGCAACAGGTTTCCTTGGAGCAGGACCGTTCTCATCTGTTTTGACGGAAAGAGAATTCGAATCTGCTCGCTATGATGAGCTCGACGACATCGTTAATACCATGGGTACCTCACTTTTGGGTACAACCATTGGGTGTGCTCGCTGCCATGATCACAAATACGACCCTATTCCGCAGAAAGACTACTATCATCTGGCTTCCAATTTTACCCGAACCGTTCGAGGCTATGTCGATCTTGATCCTGAAAAGGAAAGCTACGAAAACGATTTAGCATTTTGGAAATTTGAGAACGACCGACTCAGGCAAGAGCTAGAACAGTTTGAGGAAACCCAACTCGAGCCAGCCTTTCAGGCTTGGTTGAAAGAAGGCTCCTTTGAAATACCCCTCGAGCGCTGGCTGGTCTTGGATCCCGACAAGTACCATTCGGTTGAGGGTGAGGTATTGGAAGAGCAGTGGGATCAATCACTCTTGGTTTCAGGCCAAAATCTTGAACAGGAAAATGAGAACTTATTGATCCAGGCGGAAGTGGGCCTTCAGGATATCAAGGGTTTGCGCATGGAAACGCTGACTCATCCATCCCTTCCAAGCTTTGGGCCAGGACGAGACCATGAAGGTGGATTCACCATTCGAGGCATTGCGGTGAGTATTCAGAAAGCCGGAACGGATAAAGATAAGTGGCAACCAGTGGAATTAGCATCTGCAGAAGCCACGGCCCAGGAAAATGATGGATCCTGGGGAGCCGGAGCAGTGCTCAGTGGTGTCAGTCAGGGATGGTCGATCGAAAGGGACGCTTTTGGTAAAGATCAGGCGATCGTGGTTCGGTTTGCAGAGCCGGTTGGTTTTGCAGAGGGAACGCGATTTCGTATTCGAGTCTCCAGCGGTTATAATATCCAACAGATGGTGGGTCGTCCTCGTTTTTCAGTCACCCTGGATCCTCGCGCTCCGGTTGAAGTGAGCGAAGGGATTCCGGCCTTAGCTTACCAAGCACTCATTAAGCTGTTGGTTGGCATGGATGTGGAAAAGTTAACGCTGTCCGAGCGAAACGGCCTTCGAAAAGCATTCGCCAAAGGAAATGCGGAATGGCTTGCATTGCGCGATCAGCTGAAAGCACATCAGTGGAATAGGTCTGTCCCAACCAAAACTCGAATCATGGTCAGTAGTGATTCCGTTACACCTGCCTGGCACCGCAGTGCACAAAAAGGGTTCCCTTCCTTTTACAAAGATACTTATTATCTGGAGCGTGGAGATGTGGAGCAGAAAGGGGAGGCAATGGATCCCGGGATTCTGCAAGTCTTGAATCCGGCAGGGGTGAGCAGTACTCCTTTAGGCCGTCCGCGGAGCTCACTCGTCGCCTGGTTAACCGATACTAAGAATGGGGCGGGTAGTTTATTGGCTCGAGTCTTTGTTAATCGAGTCTGGCATTACCACTTTGGTCGAGGACTGGTTGCAACGCCGAGTGATTTTGGAAAACAGGGAGGCGATCCCAGTCATCCTGAGTTACTCGAATGGCTGGCTCATGATTTCGTTGAGCATGGTTGGAATGTAAAGCGTCTGCAGAAGCAGATTATGATGAGCGCGACCTACCAGCAGAATTCCAACTACGATGCTTCGAAGGCTGAGCCGGATATTGATAACAAATACCTGTGGCGTTTTTCTCCTCGCCGAGTGGAGGCGGAAGTGATTCGCGATTCCATGCTGCAAGTCTCAGTCTTGTTAGATACGACTCCCTTCGGTCTGGGCACTCGCGATCCCTCAATGAATCGCCGCAGTGTCTACTTCTTCCTCAAGCGGTCCGCCTTGATTCCTGAGATGTTGTTGTTTGATTGGCCAGAGCACCTGGTTGGTTTGGGGAATCGAGTAAGCACCACCATTGCGCCTCAGGCCCTACAGTTTTTAAATGGTCCTCAAACCCGACGGTATGCAGAAGGTTTCGCCAATCAATTAAACAAGTACCCCTCCGATCAATCTAAGATCAAGGCAGCCTACCAATTGGCCTTCAGTCGTTTCCCCACGGAAACGGAAATCGACCTTGCGCTTCAATTTATTGAATCCCAAGGCACCTCGTACCTGAATGACGGGTACGAATTGAGCCGTGCATGGGTCGACTACTGTCAGTCCCTATTTAGCCTAAACGAATTTTTGTATGTAAGATGA
- a CDS encoding ester cyclase: MVPQDTVIPEALLTYMEVLKTHDIHLIGSTFADYIRFVTPAWTAGREQVLDFLGALYRAFPDWTYDHEPPQKLGDELYAVKWKQGGTHTGRLEFPGFDAVEPTQVYVRLPKHFFYYKVRNNQLTEIKPDPVPGGAPQGIFDQIGVGQPFQ; this comes from the coding sequence ATGGTACCGCAAGACACAGTCATTCCTGAAGCCCTCCTCACTTATATGGAAGTTCTCAAGACTCACGACATTCATCTCATTGGATCGACATTTGCGGACTACATTCGCTTCGTTACTCCGGCCTGGACGGCTGGTCGCGAGCAGGTTTTGGATTTCCTGGGAGCCCTTTATCGCGCCTTTCCTGATTGGACCTACGATCATGAGCCTCCACAGAAGTTGGGGGACGAGCTGTATGCGGTTAAGTGGAAGCAAGGAGGAACCCATACCGGTCGACTCGAATTCCCAGGATTTGATGCGGTTGAGCCGACTCAAGTTTACGTCCGACTCCCCAAGCACTTTTTCTACTATAAGGTCAGAAATAATCAATTGACCGAGATTAAACCCGACCCGGTGCCGGGTGGAGCACCTCAGGGAATCTTTGATCAGATTGGGGTCGGGCAACCCTTTCAGTAA